GGCCTTGGAAACGAAACGGAGGTCGGTCAATCTCAATTATGCGGAAGGTAAAACAAAAATGACGTATGCAATCATTAGTAATTGTGTTGATGACGCCGGGAGGTAtagttacattaaaaaattgagaCATTTTACCCCAATAGACTTGTATGGTCGCTGCGGAAACCTGACTTGTCCAAGAAACAGTTCTTGTTCTCAAATGCTAAAGCCATACAAGTTTGCAATCACTTTTGAAAATAGCAACTGTAAAGGTTACATTTCGGAGAAGTTTTGGAACGGTTTAGTACGGGGGAGTATACCAATAGTCAACTGGATTCCGGAACAAGTTCCGGACGACGCCCCGCCAAAATCTTACATCAATGTACACGATTTCAAAAGTATGAGTGACTTAGCAAAGTACTTGGATTACTTGGACAAGAACGACACCGAATACAACAGTTATTTTGACTGGCATAAAACGCACCATATCGTCCACGGATTCACCATGTGGAATCAGTTCTGTTATTTATGCAAAGCTTTGCACAATCAATCAATACCTGCCCAAGTTGTTGACTACCCGGCCTGGTATGCAGACGACACTTGTCGGCAATGGACAGTAAGTTTTGCCCATATTTTGCCGATTACTTCTCTTTAAAATCCTTGAATTTGTGTTCCAGATTACTGACcttcatatatgtacattttgtatacAGTTTATAATTTTCTGCATTAGTCACGACAGTATTTGCATATAGTTGATTATTCTTGACTATAAATAACCAGTCTATCGCTGTACTGCATTAGTTCTAAGTTAGATGTTCTTTACTGTCATCTTTCTTGGTTTGAACTCATTTGTCTCTATGGCGATTTACAAATAGTTTGATCGCAAATTTTAACGAATAACTAGCATCTCATTTTGAATAATAACAACTGCGATTGTACCAATATCGAAATTTCAGTCGCCCTTGTAAGTCTGCAGTTGCTTATTCTGTACTATAGTAACTCTTATTTGTCCACAATAGTTTTCTTCCTTGAATATCTAAAGTTATCTGTGCCTCGTTCATTACAACGAAATTGAATTAGCTGATTCCTGTATTCATTTCACACTAACACACATAATTTTACGTTTTGTTAGTTTCGCctagaaaaaatttaatttctcaaCAATTAAGTTACCAAATGAAATTACTCGTCTGAAACAAGATGTAGCAACATATGGTAGTTTTAGGCAAATATTCAATTAACGTTTTTCTTCTTTCAGATTCTCAGCATGATAACAAGAAGAATAAAGAACTATTTTTTGTGAGGACTTTGTCCGAGCATCAATCAATGTGTTCAACCCCATTCCAcgtcattttcaatgaatttgatataatcattattttcattttactttctcTGAATTGTCCGAATGACATTATTTATCCCGACTTTTGAGCCTTTGCTAGAGGTGATCAATGTATTaacaatgcaatttatttattgtgatatttattgcttttgcaACGATGccatattttgtatatacataaCCTTGTTACTAATACACAATTCgagttgtttaatttttttttttttttgttcacaagacttaaatttttacataaatgaataattaaataaaataaaaaaatgtgcattTCATCTGTGATTTTTGTGcattattacaaatatttgtgGGTACATGAATTTCAATTTAGGATTTAGGTATTTAAGATACATTTACTAACCTCAATGCAGCAATGAATTCAGTTCTGCAACTCAGCTGCATGCCCTTGTGAACGAGCAATTAGCTGTTTGACAAGAAAATgactgatattttaattaatgatattgCGAAAAGCATATATTGCaaaggtatacccccccccccccaatgttgTTTCAACTTAATAATAACAGCTAGCCAAATTTTTGCAACGAAATACCCATGCACGTAATGTAGTGTTCTACATAAGCAAATATATGCGATAATAAATGAACAGGATTAGACACGGTAATAATTGATATCAGATTGTATAATGTAACTTTAGTACAAAGTTTGAATATCTTTCGTATGTTCAGAAGGAAATTAGAGTAAGATCTTTGGTTATTATTAAACTGTTATGCGAGGGTACATTCCTACCATATCGTacaacactgtgccggataattatgccagtgacAAGGTGGCATTTTTACACCCGCTTAAGACAACATTTTCGAAAGTTTCGGAAAACTCtatatataccaaatgatagaccattgtctacaGTGTGTAAAtctacttttgtttttagtgtatTTTACCTGAAAGGTGagatatttacattaaaaattaatctcCCATAGGAAAATAATAATTCCCATAGGATAAATGAATCACATACAGGAAAAATTGGCAATCCTATAGGATTCTATTAAAATCCTTTAGGAATAGGAGAAaggtatttcctgtaggaatttgattcagacaggtAGGTTTCCCATAGGAATTAAGATTTTCTATCGGACCTTAGCAAATCCTACCGGAAATTAAATTTCTATAGGAAGTTAAAAATTCTTGTATTCCAATTGGAGATTTCAAATTTCCAATAGGAATATCGTTTTTTTATGTGAAACATTATTTTCCTGTcgaaattcaattttgacaggTATTTATCTCattgacaggtgagatacaatgataatAAAGGTGGTTTataaactctttaagcaatggtctatcttATGCCATAATAGAATTTTTCAATACATGCAGCTCAGAAGGATGCAAAAATgacaccttggcactggcataattatccggcacagtgttttaCGTTGTATGGGCCATGGCGCAATAACCACTATTTTGCAGAATAGTTTAAATAACTTctagatatataaatattgctATTATTACTCGGGGCCGTATTTCACAACacccttatattttttttaaattgaacgAATCGTTGCTACTTTTGACGCGTAGTAAATGAAAATCATCAACATTTAAACTGAGATGGCAAGAAGAAATACGAGGTTCAAAGTAAAACGTAGCAATTCTAGTAAAAGTTCAACAAGCCTGGGTATTTCATGGCTTTTATGACACACCAACCCCTCTAAAGCATTGAAAATAGAAGTGTTTTGATTCGAACTGTAATGATCATGTTACCTATAATGTTGTGCTTTTCTGGGATCTGTCGTAAGGGCTTGAGAGGTCGTGGAACACATGGACTATGAAAAACGCTATTTAATTGGGTGGAAGAAATGGTATGTTTTGCTTTCATTCATTCAATAATATCGTGTtccatttttcaatttttgaaatcagttttttaacgaaatatttgatgaattgattttttaaattttgttatttctagTATCTATGCCTGAATTGATATTATTACGTACTTATTCGTGATTAtcgtattgtattgtttattagtcAACAGCTGCACAGCTCATAGACATATACAATCAATATACAcatgttataatacatatactggtcacttgaaaaaggcaagtttatacatgaagttttctgattacaaaagcattcttaatatatttacctaaattgca
This genomic window from Magallana gigas chromosome 5, xbMagGiga1.1, whole genome shotgun sequence contains:
- the LOC105341764 gene encoding glycoprotein 3-alpha-L-fucosyltransferase A gives rise to the protein MNIRHQRWRQNTYRVLYKLLNSRAIITICFAFVMTSFLYLYTQDLQVRYEVRGYRPHVFTFDQRHPVNRTERRILLWTRFHFDIDWVKHVRNILNTSCSCKCTVTTDRSAIQDVDAVVFHLLDMYIWESPPTYRAPHQVWVVYSAEPPPHVYYTGRSFIYPQYIFNWTLSFRKDATVFAPYGHAEPLQGKALETKRRSVNLNYAEGKTKMTYAIISNCVDDAGRYSYIKKLRHFTPIDLYGRCGNLTCPRNSSCSQMLKPYKFAITFENSNCKGYISEKFWNGLVRGSIPIVNWIPEQVPDDAPPKSYINVHDFKSMSDLAKYLDYLDKNDTEYNSYFDWHKTHHIVHGFTMWNQFCYLCKALHNQSIPAQVVDYPAWYADDTCRQWTILSMITRRIKNYFL